The Ascochyta rabiei chromosome 12, complete sequence DNA window CGAGACTGCAATTGCTGACTCGCTTAAAGCACCCCTAGAAATGGGAGTGACGTTGAAAGCTGCGTATTGCTGTTGGCTCGCGTCATGAAGCGGTTGGCCGTTTGCATTCTCTGAAGTTGAGGAGGAGGGTGTTTTAAGAAGAGTGTCTGCTCTTGCCTTGCATATGGGCGTTATGCTGTCAAAAAAGCTTGACCTTCCGCTCTTGATGCGCGACCACTCTGCAAAGGCTTGTTGACGCGGCTTTCCAGAAGGATCTTCTAGTGGAGTCATTACCAGTCTCTTCCTCTTCGCGGCGTTTGTTGTCATAGGCCTCATGTTCGTTGTCCCCGGCGAAGATTTTGCCGATGTTTTCGACAATACCTCGCGCTTCCTTGACGGGGTACAATTTTGCTTGTCTGATTCGCATATTGGTGTTGACGCTGTTCTGGATGGGCTTAACTTCTGATAAGGCTTTCTTGGGCGAAAGTGGTGCACTGATAGCCATTGACTGATCATGACGCCAAGTATCTCTACTACTGCTTGCAGGTTGGTTTTGTCCTCGATAAAACGGTCTGCCACCGAATCTGATGTACGTCCGTCCTTTACCGAGATTCGTAGGTGAAACATGGGGTATCTGTCGACGCCCTTGCGAGCCTTGAGTTGGCGATTGGTATACCCGTCGTTCTTGAAGCGCTTGTCCGACTGCCGGCGAAGCTTTTCATGATCATCTACATCGGCGTCATCTTCAAGAGTGCCGAAGCTAGACAGTGCGAACAGACGATTGACCTGATCGTAAAGTTCGTTATGCCCGTTATGGCTGAAGAGCGGTCGCAAGCCAAATGACATGAATTGTACATGCTTGCTAGGTGATGGTTCGAGGGAGATGGCTCCTTTGACTGACAGGACGGCTGTTGATGCGGACGCTGGCACCCACGAAGCCCACTCATCCGTGGCAATGTACCCGGCCTGCGTCATGATGTGAAGTAGCGACGGAAGGTGCGCAGAGCGTGGCCTGCCAGCTGCGGTGCTCTGGCTATCTCCCGCCACGACTGCATGCTTTGTGTTGAAGTTCACGATGGTTTTGTTGTCACCATCCCGGATTTTAAGTGAGATTGGGCTTTGCCAGCTCAGGAGTAAGCCGGCCGTTGCGTTCTTCAGAGCTTCGCGCAGTCGATGATGCTCTGCTTTTTGATCCATGACTATGGATCGTTGTTTCACGCGCACTGGCATGTTGCCAAACAGATTTCGGACAGTAACCCGGGTACCATGTTTGCCGTGGACGTGGTTGCGAGCAGTAGTTGGTATCTGCCTCTCTATGGCTCGAGAATGGTGGAATGAGATGGAGTTGTGCGAGCGATACGCGTGGTGGTGCGAGGTGATCGTCAGGAGGGACATTGCCGAAAGCGAGGCAAGAAAGGTGCCATGTTGACCGAAAAGAGGTTCGTCTGATTGGTATTTGGAGGTGCCTGTGCGTGTTGGCTGGTGTTGCATTGAAGGCATGGTGTGTACGTACAATAGAGCTTCCCCAGTCCTCCATCTTCTCTAAACTCGGCGGGTGCTAGGCCCAGGCCGTCGTCCTCGACAGTACAACCACCGCGCGCAAAGTCAACCGTGACGTCGATCTTGGATGCTCTTGCGTCGAGAGAGTTCCTCAGTAGTTCCAGGACGACTCCGGTGAGCGACACAATGGCCGTGGAGGACTTGATCTGGGCAACGGCCTCATCGGGCAGGGGCCGAATCGACATGGTCGTCTTCATCCACCGCCCTCGTGAACGAATGACGTACAGCTAGCCATGTCGAAGTTCCGGCTGGAGATTGCGATGTTGCAAGCAAAGTGGGCACTGGCGATGGAAGTCAGGGCAAGACGCGACCCACCGGCGCGTCGATGGCAGCTGCATCGTCATGGCTTGGCGCGGCGGGCCGTAGGTAGGCGCTCAGGCTCCAGGCTCCAGGCTCCAGGCGCTCAGGGTCCAGCTGGGGAAAACGCAGCAGCCAATTGCCCCGTCCCTCGTGCGTGCTGCATCCAGCCAACGTCCCTTCCAGACACATTCCTCTGTTGCAGAGCTCATATATCACAGCTGCACTTGCTGTCCGAGCACACGTCTTCATCGCCCCTAGCCATTGCCCCTCTGTCGTAAACGCAGCCAGATCCGGCCTCGCCCTGCGTCTGGCCAGTCAGCTGAGCGACCAGCGCACCGAGCAGCAGGGGAGCAGGCACGTCCTTTGTCACTGCCactgcccttgcccttgcccttgcccttgcccttgcccttgcccttgcccttgcccagCCCAGTCCACACTACACCACACCACGTGGAGCATCGCCGAGAATCCAGCGACCCAAGCAGGCCACGCG harbors:
- a CDS encoding DNA mismatch repair protein, which produces MSIRPLPDEAVAQIKSSTAIVSLTGVVLELLRNSLDARASKIDVTVDFARGGCTVEDDGLGLAPAEFREDGGLGKLYCTSKYQSDEPLFGQHGTFLASLSAMSLLTITSHHHAYRSHNSISFHHSRAIERQIPTTARNHVHGKHGTRVTVRNLFGNMPVRVKQRSIVMDQKAEHHRLREALKNATAGLLLSWQSPISLKIRDGDNKTIVNFNTKHAVVAGDSQSTAAGRPRSAHLPSLLHIMTQAGYIATDEWASWVPASASTAVLSVKGAISLEPSPSKHVQFMSFGLRPLFSHNGHNELYDQVNRLFALSSFGTLEDDADVDDHEKLRRQSDKRFKNDGYTNRQLKARKGVDRYPMFHLRISVKDGRTSDSVADRFIEDKTNLQAVVEILGVMISQWLSVHHFRPRKPYQKLSPSRTASTPICESDKQNCTPSRKREVLSKTSAKSSPGTTNMRPMTTNAAKRKRLVMTPLEDPSGKPRQQAFAEWSRIKSGRSSFFDSITPICKARADTLLKTPSSSTSENANGQPLHDASQQQYAAFNVTPISRGALSESAIAVSPEPENDTASAADETVIWTDPSTSKTHLLNARTGCMIAPQRARSQTDSAARKLMANEGNTSKSLRMTPRSATAEFTRTPWLDGVLQGWENPVFRPSERNIQRMSLQDDLEQGLLQHSQHGHVHSTHFDMQKAFAEATSSSARLSKEGLRNAQIISQVDKKFILVKMMGSPTGSEMQSATEVLVLVDQHAADERIQVETLLADLCNPNNNYSHSGYQSKLGLSSPVDFVGLEKPLQFTISPQEHTHFRLHAASFAAWGILYDISNSTSPGSRPGAAEKETFKVSVTTLPPSISERCKGDPQLLISLLRSAVWKYAESPPVTPAAANDRHRSWIARIATCPPGLVDMINSRACRSAIMFNDELSSEDCRVLLDKLADCVFPFMCAHGRPSMVPIADLQCIGRVSDEPEPSLGTETNQVGGFVEAWKKWRT